TTCCGGAAAAAGGGGGCAGGTCACGAACGCCTTCTGTTTGTGAAAGTGTTTCGAGGGGAATTAATGAGTCGGGCATCATTGGGAAATCAAGATTATTGGGAAAAACAATTTCTCTATAGGGCTGAGCGTGCTCGGCTTGAATGGGAGCGCATAGTGCAACCTAGTAAAAACCCTGACTATCGCCCTCAGTATGTTTGGGATACAGCAAGAGGAACTTGCTTTCGCCTTTTATTGACAAGCTATTCGCGCGGCGATTCTGTACTTGAGTTAAACAAGTACTTTATCAGCGTTCTTGATGCTTGGGAGCTGTCTGATAGGTTGGCACAAGAACTGAACACTCGATTAGCGCCGGGACAGGGCTGGGACCATCGGCATCTGTTAACTGCTCCTTTGGCAAGTGATGATCCCCGTAGCCACGATGACCCGCGTGCTTGGATATTTAAATTAAGCAATCTTAATCACTACAACTGGTGCTTTTGGTTGGTAGGGCTAGCACTCGCTTTGGATATTCCAGAGGAGCAGTGGCAGCGGCTATTGCTTCTGGTCGGCGGCGAAGGTGATGACGAACTGCTAGACCGAGTCATCGCGAGCCGAGCGCCTTCACGTCGTATTGGTGAAACGTTACTGCATCCTAAACCTTACGCGCGTCTACTCAAGGCGGTAAATGCTCCAAAGGAACAGCAGGCAGTATTGCTGCGCGACTTTGTTGATCATTGGTATCCGGAGTTGAAGCGCAAGGGCAAAGACGAATTGTGGTGGTACATATATGGCGATCCTGAAAAGCATCCTCTAGAAAAAGGTAGTTATTTTGGCCGTTGGTGTGTCGAGGCAGTAGCTGCGGTAAAGGCATTTGGAATGGATGATAGTTTGTGCTTAGGGCATGAATATTATCCGGGTGATTTGTTAAGGCCAGATGGACCTACCACTCATCCGCTTAGAGTAGAGCCAAAGAAGGGCTTACTGGCCAGGTTATTTTTGAAATAGGTATGTATAGACTTGCTGCGTTGCTCCGATGTGAATTGGTGACACTGTAACGCGCCGGTCAGCGCTTCATCGATGGCCTGACCAGCGACGAGGCCCAGTTCAAGTACCTGATGGACAATGCTCTGCGTAGCAAGCAGGCATTGAACCTTAGCGTGGGCGTGAGTCTGACCGCCGAACAGGTAGTGGCCCTGACCCACGACATCGTCTGGATGGAAGACCAGGTGATCAACGGCGAGCACGTGCTGGTGCCGGTGCTCTACCTGGCCAACGCCAACAATCGCCTGGCGCCCAACGGCGCCCTGATCCAGGGTAGCGACGTCACCCTGATCGCCGGCAACGACTTGAGCAACTCCGGTACCCTCAAGGCTACCAACAACCTCACAGCCACCGCCAACAACGACCTGGTCAACAGCGGCCTGATCCAGTCCGGTGATCGCTTAAGCCTGACCAGCACCCTGGGGGACATCACCAACCGCGCCGGTGGGATCATCAGCGGACGCGACGTCAGCTTGACCGCCAGCCGTGGCGACATCCTCAACGAACGCACTGTCACCACCCACACGGCAAGCTATGCGGGCCAGAGCCTGCGAGAAGACTACGCCGACAGCGCCGCCCGTATCGAAGCCGGCAACAACCTAAGCCTGATCGCCGGTCGCGATATCAACAACATCGGCAGCGTGCTGAGCGCGGGTGGCAACGCCACCCTCATCGCCGGTCGCGACGTCAATCTGATCAGCGCCCAGACCCAGACCGGGCGTAGAAGCGGCGCCAACAACACTAGCTCCAGTATCACCCAACTGACCGGCAGCCTTACG
The window above is part of the Pseudomonas oryzihabitans genome. Proteins encoded here:
- a CDS encoding PoNe immunity protein domain-containing protein; translation: MKFRKKGAGHERLLFVKVFRGELMSRASLGNQDYWEKQFLYRAERARLEWERIVQPSKNPDYRPQYVWDTARGTCFRLLLTSYSRGDSVLELNKYFISVLDAWELSDRLAQELNTRLAPGQGWDHRHLLTAPLASDDPRSHDDPRAWIFKLSNLNHYNWCFWLVGLALALDIPEEQWQRLLLLVGGEGDDELLDRVIASRAPSRRIGETLLHPKPYARLLKAVNAPKEQQAVLLRDFVDHWYPELKRKGKDELWWYIYGDPEKHPLEKGSYFGRWCVEAVAAVKAFGMDDSLCLGHEYYPGDLLRPDGPTTHPLRVEPKKGLLARLFLK